A window of the Tiliqua scincoides isolate rTilSci1 chromosome 5, rTilSci1.hap2, whole genome shotgun sequence genome harbors these coding sequences:
- the LOC136652949 gene encoding olfactory receptor 14A16-like translates to MSNKTSVSEFLLLQFSDLWEYQILQFVAFLLLYLGIVLGNLLIIAAVALDHHLHSPMYFLLMNLAIQDVGFVSVFIPKSMANSLMKTRHISYCGCVAQVLFSVFFLSSDFVLLTVMAYDRYIAICNPLEYEMIMNRKACLQIIATVWTTGFLYSVLHTTGTFASPFCSNIVNQFFCEIPELLKLTCSDLYLVEMVVVVLSVFAGLGCFIFIVVTYVHILNAVRTIGSVQGRKKALSTCLPHLTVVFTLFLTGSFAYLRPSPDNPSNLDIAMTILYCVIPPMLNPVIYSMRNREVRNAMGRVLGC, encoded by the coding sequence ATGTCCAACAAAACCTCAGTATCAGAATTCCTACTCTTGCAGTTCTCAGACCTTTGGGAATATCAGATTCTACAATTTGTGGCCTTCCTGCTGTTGTACTTGGGGATTGTCTTGGGGAACCTTCTCATCATTGCCGCAGTAGCTCTTGACCATCACCTGCACAGCCCCATGTACTTCCTTTTAATGAATCTGGCCATACAAGATGTTGGGTTTGTGTCAGTCTTTATCCCCAAATCCATGGCCAACTCCCTCATGAAAACCAGGCACATCTCTTATTGTGGATGCGTTGCTCAAGTCCTCTTCTCTGTCTTCTTTTTATCATCTGATTTCGTCCTCCTGACAGTCATGGCATATGACCGGTATATTGCCATTTGCAACCCATTAGAGTATGAAATGATCATGAACAGGAAAGCTTGTCTGCAAATAATTGCTACTGTATGGACTACTGGTTTTCTCTATTCAGTGCTGCACACCACTGGCACTTTTGCAAGCCCTTTCTGCTCCAACATCgtcaatcagttcttctgtgaaatcccagaGTTACTTAAGCTCACCTGTTCTGACTTATACTTAGTGGAAATGGTTGTTGTTGTGTTGAGTGTTTTTGCTGGTTTaggctgctttattttcattgttgtaaCTTATGTGCACATCTTAAATGCAGTGCGGACAATTGGTTCTGTTCAAGGGAGGAAAAAGGCCCTGtcaacttgccttccccacctcactgTTGTCTTCACATTATTTTTAACTGGGTCCTTTGCATACCTGAGACCCTCCCCTGACAATCCATCTAATCTAGATATCGCAATGACTATACTGTATTGTGTTATTCCACCCATGTTGAATCcagtgatctacagcatgagaaacagGGAAGTCAGAAATGCTATGGGAAGAGTTTTGGGTTGCTGA
- the LOC136652947 gene encoding olfactory receptor 14I1-like yields the protein MTNHSSLSEFLLLEFTEVRELQILHFFVFLVLYLATVTGNLLIISAVAIDPRLHTPMYLFLMNLAIQDLRQVSVIMPKSMANSLFNTRHISYAECVAQVFLLLLFLASDVSLLTVMAYDRYVAICYPLQYEMVMNKPACTQMVVSVWITSLLYGVLHAGGTFATPFCSNIVNQFFCEIPHLLKIACSDLYLIEIGVVGLSASVGLGCFVFVVITYVHIFTSVLKIPSVKGRQKAFSTCLPHLIVFSTFVFTGCFAYFRPTPDAPSNLDLAFTLIYSMVPPMMNPLIYSMRNKEIKMSLSRMLGLQYFSKNTLLGFLA from the coding sequence ATGACTAACCACTCTTCTCTGTCTGAGTTTCTGCTCCTGGAGTTCACAGAGGTTCGGGAATTGCAAATTCTACACTTCTTTGTTTTCCTGGTTTTATACCTGGCAACTGTCAcagggaaccttctcatcatTTCAGCAGTGGCCATTGACCCTCGTttgcacactcccatgtacttatTTCTGATGAACCTGGCCATCCAGGACCTTCGCCAAGTTTCGGTCATTAtgcccaaatccatggccaaCTCCCTCTTCAATACCAGGCACATTTCTTATGCTGAATGTGTTGCTCAAGTCTTCTTGCTCCTTTTATTTTTAGCATCCGATGTCTCTCTCCTCACAGTCATGGCCTACGATCGGTATGTTGCCATTTGCTATCCACTGCAGTATGAGATGGTGATGAACAAGCCGGCCTGCACCCAAATGGTGGTGAGTGTTTGGATCACCAGCCTTCTCTATGGCGTATTGCATGCTGGAGGTACCTTTGCAACCCCCTTTTGTTCCAACATTgtcaatcagttcttctgtgaaattccACACTTACTTAAGATTGCTTGCTCTGACTTGTACCTAATTGAAATTGGAGTTGTTGGGTTAAGTGCTAGTGTTGGCTTAGGTTGCTTTGTCTTTGTCGTTATCACATATGTGCACATTTTCACCTCAGTGCTCAAAATTCCTTCCGTGAAGGGAaggcaaaaggccttctctacctgccttccccacctcattgttTTCTCCACCTTTGTATTCACTGGATGTTTTGCTTACTTCAGGCCCACTCCTGATGCACCATCAAACCTGGACTTGGCATTTACCTTAATATATTCCATGGTTCCACCTATGATGAATCCACTAATCTATAGCATGAGAAACAAAGAAATCAAAATGTCCCTGTCCAGGATGCTAGGCTTGCAATACTTCTCTAAAAATACATTACTGGGTTTCCTTGCATAA
- the LOC136652950 gene encoding olfactory receptor 14A16-like, whose product MSNKTSVSGFLLLPFSDVREFQILHFVSFLLLYLGIVSGNLLIITAIALDHHLHGPMYFFLMNLAIQDTGFVSVFIPKSMANSLMNTRHISYYGCVAQVFLFVFFASSNFSLLTVIAYDRYVAICNPLEYEMIMNRDACMQIIAIVWMTGFLYSVLHTTGTFASPFCSNIINQFFCEIPELLKIACSDLYLIEMGVVVLSMFIFLVCFIFIVVTYVHIFTAVRRIRSVQGRKKALSTCLPHLIVVSTYVSTACFAYLRPSSDNPSHLDIAITIMYCVVPPLLNPVIYSMRNKEIKNTVRRLLGC is encoded by the coding sequence ATGTCCAACAAGACTTCAGTATCTGGGTTCCTGCTCTTACCATTCTCAGATGTTCGGGAATTCCAGATTCTACATTTTGTCTCCTTCCTGCTGTTGTACTTGGGGATTGTCTcagggaaccttctcatcatcaCTGCAATAGCTCTTGACCATCACCTGCATggccccatgtacttctttttaATGAACTTGGCCATACAAGACACTGGGTTTGTGTCAGTCTTTATCCCCAAATCCATGGCCAACTCCCTCATGAACACCAGGCACATCTCTTATTATGGATGTGTGGCACAAGTCTTCTTGTTCGTTTTCTTTGCATCATCTAATTTTTCCCTTCTCACAGTCATAGCATATGATAGATATGTTGCCATCTGCAATCCGTTAGAATATGAAATGATCATGAACAGGGATGCTTGTATGCAAATAATTGCTATTGTATGGATGACTGGTTTTCTCTATTCGGTGTTGCACACCACTGGCACTTTTGCAAGCCCTTTCTGCTCCAACATCATCAACCAGTTCTTTTGTGAAATCCCAGAGTTACTTAAGATAGCCTGCTCTGACTTGTACCTGATTGAAATGGGAGTTGTTGTGTTAAGTATGTTCATTTTCTTAGTatgttttattttcattgttgtaaCCTATGTGCACATCTTCACTGCAGTGCGGAGAATCCGTTCTGTGCAAGGCAGGAAAAAGGCCCtctcaacttgccttccccaccttaTTGTTGTCTCCACCTATGTGTCTACTGCATGTTTTGCTTACCTGAGGCCCTCCTCTGACAATCCATCACACCTGGACATAGCAATAACTATTATGTATTGTGTGGTTCCACCCCTGCTGAACCCAGTGATCTACAGTATGAGAAATAAGGAGATCAAAAATACAGTGAGAAGACTTTTGGGTTGCTGA